Genomic DNA from Comamonas resistens:
TTCGAAGGTACGCTAGTTACGGTCGGACATCGTGACGATAGTGCAATGGCATAAGCGTGCTTAACTGCGAGACTGACAAGTCGAGCAGATGCGAAAGCAGGACATAGTGATCCGGTGGTTCTGTATGGAAGGGCCATCGCTCAACGGATAAAAGGTACTCTGGGGATAACAGGCTGATACCGCCCAAGAGTTCATATCGACGGCGGTGTTTGGCACCTCGATGTCGGCTCATCTCATCCTGGGGCTGTAGTCGGTCCCAAGGGTATGGCTGTTCGCCATTTAAAGAGGTACGTGAGCTGGGTTTAAAACGTCGTGAGACAGTTTGGTCCCTATCTTCCGTGGGCGCTGCAGATTTGAGGAAGCCTGCTCCTAGTACGAGAGGACCGGAGTGGACACACCTCTGGTGTACCTGTTGTCACGCCAGTGGCATCGCAGGGTAGCTAAGTGTGGAAGAGATAACCGCTGAAAGCATCTAAGCGGGAAACTCGTTTCAAGATGAGATCTGCCGGGGCCTTGAGCCCCCTGAAGGGTCGTTGTAGACCACGACGTTGATAGGCTGGGTGTGGAAGCGCAGTAATGCGTTAAGCTAACCAGTACTAATTGCCCGTGCGGCTTGACCCTATAACTTTGGGTTGAAGCTCAGAAAATGAAGACGGAATGGATCGAAAGATCGTTCAAGTTATGCCAAGTGATGGCGCAATCGAAAAGCTGATAGAAGACTCTATGAATTCGTTGGAGAGAGAGTAAGGGATTAAGAAGTTAATGCCCAAGCGATCGATCCGACAAAAAGTTTATGCCTGATGACCATAGCGATTTGGTACCACTCCTTCCCATCCCGAACAGGACAGTGAAACGAATTTGCGCCGATGATAGTGCGGGTTCCCGTGTGAAAGTAGGTCATCGTCAGGCTCTTACAGAGAAAAACCCCGTAGTCAGATGACTACGGGGTTTTTTATTGCTCGCTTCGAAATGAGGAGCAATTTGCGCAGGCTGTCAAAGCATTGCGGCTGTAAAAATACCGGAAATCCATAAAAAGAGAGCGCCAGGCGCTCTCTTTTTATTTACGCGGCAGCTGGAAGCGTATTACGCCATGCTCATCGCGTCTGCGTTGGAGCTGCCGAGCAAACCAGAGATGGTGAAGATGGGCCAGGGCTTCGCCCATGGCAAAGGTCATCTGGTGGGGGTCGAGTGTGCGCTTGAAAAGGATAGACAAGATATCCGCCGCGCTGAGGGAGCGGGTTTGCGCTGCTTTCATGATGTCATCAAGGCGCTCCTGATGATGATTCAGCAATTGATGAACACGTGGATGCAGGCCGGTGAAAGGCTTTCCGTGCGATGGCAACACATAGCAGTCCTGAGGCAGTTCAAGGTAGCGTCGTAAAGAACTGAGGAAGAGCTGCAAGGGGTTGGCTTCAGGCTCGGAGGCATGCACGCTGACGTTGGCTGAAATGCGCGGGAGCACCATGTCGCCGCTGATGAGGATGTTCAGCGCCTGGCAATACAGTGCCATATGCTCGGGTGCATGGCCATAGCCGACGATGCATTGCCAGTCATGGCTACCGATGGTGATGCTTGAGCCGTCCATGATGCGGCAATAGGTTTCGGGAATGGGACTGACCAGCGAGGAGTAGTAACTGCCGCGTCCCCGGACATGCGTGAGAAAGTCTGCATCCGTCTGGCCATGCAGGCGATAGAACTCAAAGCCCGATTCGCCGCCAAAACCATCACGATCCTTCATTGCGACACGGGCCGTGTTGTAGTCGGTGGCACTGATCCAGAGTGGAGCCTTCCAATGTTCGCACAGCCAGCCGGCCAAGCCGATGTGGTCGGGATGCATGTGCGTGACGATGACTCGCAGAACAGGCAGGCCCTCGAGCTCATTCGCAAAAATCTGCTCCCACTGGCTGCGTGCTTCTGTGCGATTGACGCAGCAGTCGATGACTGACCATCCATCCACCATCTGTCCGTACATATCTTCCTGGCGGTCACGCAGCAACCAGAGGTTGATGTGATCCAGTGCGAATGGCAGAGACATTCGAATCCATTTGATGCCGGGTGCTATCTCCAGACATTGGCCGGCGGCCGGCAGATTCTCACCCAATGGATATTGAAGAGCAGATTCATGGGGATGGTTCATGGGTGGCCTATATCGTTTAGCATTGACGTTAACGTAAACGTCAGTGATTTAAACAATATTTTAAAGAGCGGGATGCGTGGTGCAGTCACCTGCGCGATGCATTCTTGCTAGGTAGAACCATGTCTAACAACTACACCATCAGCGATCTGGCCAAGGAGTTCGATCTCACCACCCGAGCTATCCGCTTCTATGAGGATATGGGTCTGCTGCAGCCTGAGCGATCCGGGGCAGCGGGGCGCAATCGCGTGTATTCGTCGCGTGACCGCGCACGACTGCGGCTGACGCTGCGTGCCAAGCGGCTGGGCCTGTCATTGACCGAGGCCAAGGAGATCATCGATCTCTACGACAGCCCACGTGATACCGGCGTTCAATTGAAGAAGTTCCTCGACGTCCTGGCTGTGCATCGCAAGCAGTTGGAGAGCCAGATGGCTGATCTGCAGGCCACTCTGGATGAGGTGCAGGAGCAGGAGAAAGAGGCGCGTCAGCTTCTGAAGAAGCTCGACAAGAAAAATGCTGCATAATTGACGTTTACGTAAACGTCAATGTGAGTGAGAAGAGCCGGCCTTGTGAGCTGGCTTCTGTGAAGCTCTGTTGGCGTCAGTACCAGTCAATTCAGATCTTGTGGAGACCATGCATGAAATTGCAGGACGACTCAATGGATTACGAGAGTCGCGTACGCCAGAGTTTTGGCTTGCAGGGGGCCATGCAGACCTTGGGGGCGGAACTCACCCGCATAGCGCCAGGTGCCGTGGACATCTGCCTGGATTGGGCGCCCGGCCTGACTCAGCAGCATGGCTTTCTGCATGCAGGCATGGTGTCCACTGCCCTGGACTCCGCATGCGGCTACGCAGGGCTGACCCAGATGCCAGCCGATGCCGCGGTGTTGACCATCGAATTCAAGATCAATCTGTTGGCTCCGGCAAAAGGACAGCGCTTTCGCATGGAAGGGCGGGTGATCAAGCCGGGACGCACGATCACCGTGACGGAAGGCCGGGCCTATGCCATAGACCAGGATAAAGAAAAGCTGGTGGCTACCATGGGCTGCACGCTGATGTGTGTGCAGGACCGCCAAGGCCTGAGCGATTAAACCAACCATTCAATCCAGATTCGACGATATCAATAGGAGACAACCATGAGCCTTGCCAATCTGCCAGGACTGAATTTCCAGCTGGGCGAAGACATCGATGCCTTGCGCGATGCGGTGCGCGAATTCGCGCAGAGCGAGATTGCACCACGTGCCGCGGAGATCGACCGCAACGACCAGTTCCCCATGGATCTGTGGCGCAAGTTCGGTGATCTGGGCGTGCTGGGCATCACCGTGCCCGAGCAGTACGGCGGTGCCAATATGGGCTATCTGGCCCATATGGTGGCCATGGAGGAGATCTCGCGTGCCAGCGCCTCGGTGGGCCTGTCCTATGGCGCGCACAGCAATCTGTGCGTGAACCAGATCAACCGCAACGGCAACGAGGCGCAGAAGGCCAAGTATCTGCCCAAGCTGATCAGCGGCGAACATGTGGGTGCACTGGCCATGAGCGAGCCCGGTGCTGGCTCCGACGTGATCAGCATGAAGCTCAAGGCCGAGGACAAGGGTGGCTACTACCTGCTCAATGGCAACAAGATGTGGATCACCAACGGCCCCGATGCCGACACCTTGGTGGTCTATGCCAAGAGCGAGCCTGAGATGGGCGCGCGTGGCGTGACGGCCTTCCTGATCGAAAAGGGCATGAAGGGTTTCAGCATCGCGCAGAAGCTGGACAAGCTGGGCATGCGTGGCAGCCACACGGGTGAGTTGGTGTTTCAGAACGTCGAAGTGCCTGCCGAGAACGTGCTGGGCGGCGTGAACATGGGCGCCAAGGTGCTGATGAGTGGCCTGGACTACGAGCGCGCCGTGCTGACTGGCGGGCCGCTGGGCATCATGCAGTCGGTGATGGACAACGTCGTTCCCTATATCCACGATCGCAAGCAGTTTGGCCAGAGCATTGGTGAGTTCCAGCTCATCCAGGGCAAGGTGGCCGATATGTACACCGTGCTGCAGGCGGGCCGCTCCTTCGCCTATACGGTCGCCAAAAACCTCGATCTGCTGGGAACCGACCATGTTCGTCAGGTTCGCAAGGACTGCGCCAGTGTCATTCTCTGGTGTGCCGAGAAGGCCACCTGGATGGCTGGCGAAGGCGTGCAAATCTATGGCGGCAATGGGTATATCAACGAGTATCCGCTCGGTCGTTTGTGGCGAGATGCGAAACTCTACGAGATTGGTGCCGGAACCAGCGAAATTCGCCGCATGTTGATAGGCCGCGAACTGTTTGCTGAAACCTGCTGAAAAAGCAGGAGCTGCGCCGTTCTTTCAACCACAAAAAGAAGGATAGCTTCATGACAACGACCTCCATCGAAGAACTGTTTGTCCACAACCGCGAATGGGCAGACCAGATGGAGCGTGATCGTCCTGGTTTCTTTACCGGACTGATGGCGCAGCAAAAACCCAAGTACATGTGGATCGGCTGTTCGGACAGCCGTGTGCCAGCCAACCAGATCACGGGTCTGGAGCCTGGCGAGGTGTTCGTTCACCGCAACGTGGCCAACGTGGTGGTACCCAGCGATCTGAACTGCCTTTCCACCATCCAGTACTCGGTCGATCATCTGAAGATCGAGCACCTGATGGTTGTTGGCCACTATGGTTGCGGCGGCGTGTATGCGGCCCTGAACAATCTGCGCCTGGGCCTGGTGGACAACTGGACCCGCCATGTGCGCGATGTGCGCGACAAGCACATCAAGCTGCTGGAAGGCATCTCCACCCAGTTCCGCCACGATGCGCTGTGCGAGCTCAACGCCATCGAGCAGGTGGTCAACGTGGCACAGTCCACGGTGATGCAGGATGCCTGGGCCCGAGGGCAGAAGGTGACTTTGCACGGCTGGTGCTACAGCCTCAACAACGGCCACATTACCAACCTCGAAATGACCGTGCCCGGTGTGGGCGGTCTGGAGGATGTCTACAACAAGGCTGTCGAGAAGGTCGCAGCGCGCAAGCGCGACTGATCGCTGCCGCTGCGCAGTTGCAGTGCTGTGGTGCAGGTCCGAGACGCCAGCCGTCCGGCCTGCCTGACCGCATTGCTTGTTTTTGGAGCGACTGGCCCGCCATGTTTCCGCAACGACTGGACGCCCCGCAGGCCTATGCCATTGCACAGGCCTTGATGCATGGTTTCAACCTGCACTACCGTATGTTCAGTGCGGAGGCTGCCAGAGCCAAGCACCGCTTTGAATCCATGGACTGGCAGGGTCAGCAGCGCGCGCAGCGCGAGCGTATAGCGTTTTATGACCTGCAGGTGCGTGCCTGCATTCAACGGCTGGAAGAGGAGTTTGAAGCCAGCCAGCAGAGCATGGCCGTCTGGCAGCAGGTCAAGCTGCACTATATCGGGTTGATGGTGGATCATCTGCAGCCCGAGCTGGCCGAAACTTTTTTCAACTCGGTCACCACCAAGATCCTGCACCGCACGCACTTTCACAACGACTTCATCTTTGTGCGCGCGGCCGTCAGCACGGAGTATCTGGAAAATACGGAGCCCGGGGCCATCCCCACTTACAGGGCCTACTATCCCGGCAGTCGCGAGCATCTGGAGGACACGCTGCAGACGCTGTTCGAGCAATTGCAACTGGCTTGCCCCTTTGAGGATCTGGCGCGGGATGTGCATTTGCTGGCCGATCGCATGCGCCACAAGCTGGCGAGCCTGACGCTCAGACCCAACTTCCAGATTCAGGTGCTCTCCAGCCTCTTCTATCGCAACAAGGGCGCTTATCTGGTGGGCAAGATCATCACCGGCTATACCGAGCTGCCGCTGGCAATTCCCATCCTGCATGGCAGCCGAGGCCAGCTGATACTGCATGCGGCATTGTTTGGTGAAGACGATCTGCATGCGCTGTTCAGCTTTGCGCGGGCTTACTTCATGGTGCACATGGACGTGCCCAGCGCCTATGTGAGCTTTTTGCATCGCCTGATGCCGCGCAAGCCGCCTACCGAGATCTACAACGCACTGGGTCTGGCCAAGCAGGGCAAGACGCTGTTCTATCGCGATTTTCTGCATCATTTGCGCCATTCCAGCGATCAGCTGCGCATTGCGCCGGGTATCAAGGGCTTGGTCATGCTGGTGTTCGACCTGCCCAGCTTTCCCTATGTCTTCAAGCTCATCAAGGACCGCATCGCCAGCAGCAAGGAGATCACACGCTCCCAGGTCAAGGACAAGTACCAACTGGTCAAGCGCCATGACCGGGGCGGGCGCATGGCCGATACCCTGGAGTACAGCCTGGTGGCCTTTCCGCGCAGCCGCTTCAGCAGCGAGTTGCTGGCCGAGCTGCAGGCGCATGCCCCTGAACAGATAGAGATCAGCGACCGTGACGGTGACGGCCAGGAAGAGGTCATCATCAGCCACCTTTACATCGAGCGGCGCCTGGTACCGCTGAACCTGTTTCTGATGGAGTGTCTGGCCGAGGCCGATACCAAGCCCGAGCGCCGCGCGGCCATGGAAAAAGCCATCGTGGAATACGGCAATGCCATCAAGGATCTGGTCGCCACCAATATCTTTCCCGGTGACATGCTGTGGAAAAACTTTGGCGTGACCCGCGGCGGCAAGGTCGTGTTCTACGACTATGACGAGATCGAATATCTGACGGATTGCAACTTTCGCGATGTGCCGTTGCCGCGCAACGAGGAGGAGGAAATGTCGGGCGATATCTGGTACCCGGTCGGCCCACGAGATGTATTTCCCGAAACGTTCGGGCCTTTTCTGCTGGGCCATCCTGCCGTGCGCGACATCTTCATGCGCCACCATGCCGACTTGCTGGAAGCTGATTTCTGGCGCTCTCATCAAAACCGTATCCGCGATGGGCAGATGCTGGATGTGTTCCCCTATGAGCGCAGCCACTTCCTGCACGCGGGCGAGACAGGCCTGGCCACGCAGACTTGAATTTTCTCAACCCATAGCCTCGTTCAAGAGGCAATCCCCCCCCCCCTCAAAGGAGACAAACCATGCATCAGGACCCCGTCGTCATCGTCAGCGCAGCTCGCACTCCCATGGGCGCATTCCAAGGCGATTTTTCCGATCTGGCTGCCCATGACCTGGGCGGTGCAGCCATCAAGGCTGCGGTGGAGCGTGCAGGCATCCAGCCCGAACTGGTGGAGGAAGTGCTGTTCGGCAACTGCCTGATGGCCGGCCAAGGCCAGGCGCCCGCCCGCCAGGCCGGCTTCAAGGGCGGTTTGCCGCAATCCACAGGTGCCGTGACCCTGTCCAAGATGTGCGGTGCCGGTATGGAGGCCACGATTCTGGCCCACGACCAGCTCATCGCAGGCAGTCGTGAGGTGATGGTCGCCGGCGGCATGGAGAGCATGACCAATGCGCCCTATCTGCTCAAGAAGGGACGTGGCGGCTATCGCATGGGGCACGACAAGATCTTCGATCACATGATGCTCGACGGCCTCGAAGATGCCTATGAAGCAGGCCGCTCCATGGGCACCTTCGGCGAAGACTGTGCCGCCAAATACCATTTCACGCGTGAAGCGCAGGACGCGTTTGCCATTGCCAGCGTGCAGCGCGCGCAAGCTGCTGCGCAAAGCGGTGCGTTTGACGCCGAAATCACGCCTGTCACCGTCAAGACCCGCAAGGGCGATGTGACCGTCAGCCTGGACGAGGGGCCGGCCAAGGCCAAGCTGGACAAGATCGGCAGCCTCAAGCCAGCGTTCAAGAAGGACGGCACGATCACCGCAGCTTCCAGCTCCAGCATCAACGATGGCGCTGCCGCCATGGTGCTGATGCGTGAATCCACGGCCAAGCAACTGGGCTGCAAGCCGCTGGCGCGCATTGTCTCGCACGCCACCTTTGCGCAAGCTCCCGAGTGGTTCACCACGGCTCCTGTGGGTGCGACCGAAAAGGCTCTCAAGAAGGCCGGCTGGAAGGTCGAGGACGTGGATCTGTGGGAGATCAACGAAGCCTTTGCCGTCGTGCCCATGGCGCTGATGGCCGACCTCAAGGTGCCGCATGACAAGGTCAACGTGAATGGCGGTGCCTGTGCCCTGGGGCACCCTATTGGCGCCAGCGGTGCGCGTATTCTGGTGACGCTGCTGCATGCGCTGAAGGCACGCGGCAAGAAGAAAGGTCTGGCCACGTTGTGCATCGGCGGCGGTGAGGCCACAGCCATGGCGGTCGAGCTGGTCTGATCGACTTCTGCCGCGTTTCAGCGAGCCGGTGCCGATTGCTCCAAGTCGTCACCGGCTTGCGATACATTGAGGCCATGTTCAACGACTGCCGGGAGAGCGCTGGCAGCCATCTAGTGAAAGTCCTTCATGAGCGCAGACATTGACCGAGACGATGACCGGACCGTGGTACCGCTGAGCGATCAGCAGGCTCAGGCATTCTGGAGAGAGTTTTCCCGCCAGTTGCCCGCGCTGCAAGCACTGGATGGACATGGTTTTGTGAGTACGGCCAATGAGGTGCTGAACAACTACGCTCCAGGCCTGGCCATCGAACTGGAAGGTGCTGCCAAGGAGGCCGGCTCCAAGCTCGTGATTTCGGCGCATGGCAACACGGCCGAGTTCGAGAACGCGCAGGTGCTGGTGCGCAATGCGCCCAAGCTACAGAACTTTGCCGTACAGGCCTATCGCAGTCGCACCCTGGGTTCCGACTTCGGCATGCGCATGGAGGACTTTGAGCTGACCAGCTCCGATGTGCTGGTGGGCTATTACGATGCGGGCGGAATCACGGGGCTGGAGCTGGCATTTGCCAAGCCGATTCCCTCGGACATGATGGGCCATGCCCAGCATATGTCCTTCATCATGCTCGACCATATCTTGGGCGAGTGGGATTTTTCGGTGCGCGTGGGGCCGGTGGAGTTCGTCGAAGAGATCTCGCAAGGTCTGAGCAGGCCGGTAAAACTCTCGGAATTTCCGCCCGTCTTTGACGGCTTTGTGCGTCAGGAGCTGGGGCGCAGCTACGAATATCCGCAGGAGCAGGACAGCCGTTGGCTGTCGCTGGAAGTGCGTGCCCGCGATGCCGAGGACGGTGATCCTCCCGATATCCTGACCTTTCATGATTCGGCCAATGCCGTGGCGACGCGAGCCGACCTGTCGTACTTCATGGAATGGCGCTTCAGCTTCGACAGCCAGGCCCAGCTGGACCAGGTGCGCGATGTGCAGGATGCGCTGGACACCGAATTGGCCCGCCATCAACGCGGTATTCTGGTCTTCACAAGAGTGGAGAGCATGAGCTCGCGCGTGGCCGCCTATTACGTCGATGACCCCCTGCATGCGCAGCAGCAGGCCGAGCAGCTTGCGGCCAAGCATGCCGGCGGTATCAAGGCCGAGCTGAACATGAGCTTTGACCCCGCCTGGAACGAGTATCTGTCGTTGTATGGCGCGATTCATCGTCGAGGCGAGGAAGAATGATTCAGTCTCACGAACAGTTGCGTCAGCTCTATGCTGAGCCTGCCGAGCGGGCCTTGCTCAAGCAGCAACTGGAGCTCGACCGCTACTGCCTGCGCTTCATCGCCCTGTCGCCGTTTGTGGTTCTGGCCACAGGTGGTGCCAACGGAGCCATGCTCGACGCTTCGCCGCGCGGTGGCAAGCCCGGTTTCGTCAAGGCGCCAGATGCCCAGACACTGTTGATCCCAGACGCGGGCGGCAACAACCGCCTCGACAGTTTCAGCAATCTGATCGACGACCCGCGCCTGGGTCTGCTGTTCTTTGTACCGGGGTTTGATGAAACCCTGCGCGTCAACGGCACGGCGCGACTGCGCGATGAGGCGCATTACACAGCGCTGTTCGCCAGCGACCATTTCCGTCCCAGGCTGGTGATCGAAGTACAGGTGCAAGAGGCCTATCTGCACTGCGCCAAGGCCTTGATGCGCTCCAGGCTCTGGAGTGCCGAGGCGCAGGTGCCGCGCAAGGTGATGCCATCGCTCAACCAGATGATCCAGTCACAGCTAGGCATGACCAGCGAGCCTGAATCGCAGGAAGCCATGGTGGCGCGCTATGCGTCACTGATTGCCCAGGAGCAGAACCGATGAAGTGCGCAGCGGCAGTGGGCGTGGATCTGGCCGATGGCCTGCATGCAGGCTAGGCCACCTGGGGCGGTGAATGCCTAGGCCCTGGGCGGCAGCTTCGATGACGCGGCTGCTGTGGCGCTTTGCCGCCATGCTGGCCGTCATTTGCGCAGCGACGCTGCTTGCCGGCGGTTACCTGACAGAGAACACCTTGCGCAGCGCGCAGCAGGAGGCATTCACGGACCGTTTTATGCTGGCTTCCCAGCGTGCGGCCACGGCTGCGGAGAATGCCCTGGCGTTGGGCGTTCCCTTGGCTCCAGACACGCCCCTGGCCGGGCTGCTGGCGCGTGAGGCGGCGCTGGAGCCGGCGCTGAGCTCTTTTGTGATTGATTCCGCACAGGGCGAACCGCTGCTTGCCGTGACCGTTGGTCAGCCAGCTGCGATGCAGGGGGGGGCACAAGCCAGCACGCCTATCCGCAATGATCTGGGTCAGACAGTGGCCTGGGCCAGGTTGCACTATGACGACAGCGCACTGAGCGCCGCGCAGCAGCGGCTGCATCAGGCGGTGCTATGGGCCGTCTGGCCTGCGCTGGCCCTGGTGTGTGCGGCGCTGGGGTTGCTGTGCGGGGGGCTGGTGGCCAGGCTCGGACGGCGGCATCGGCCGCTGGGGCTGCCAGGAGGGGAGCGCGCCCTGCTGACCGTCGCTTCGGCGCTGCTGCTGGGGGCTGCGCTGGCCTGGGTGGGCTGGCAGGCCGGCGTGGCGGGTCGGGCCAGCATCCAGCCCGACCAGATCGCCAAGGCCCAGGCCATGGTTCGCTCCAGTGCCGCGCTGATTGCCAGGGCTCTGGAAGCAGGCGTGCCCGCCGATGCGCTGGTGGGTGTCGAGGCACACGCGGCGGCATTGCACGCGCAAAGCCCTGAAATCGCCGAGCTGGCTTTTCTGGCCCCTGACGGACGCCTGTTGGCCGGAACCGTTCCGGCAGAAGGCCGGCTCCCGGTCCGGGCTCCGGTGCTGACGGCCGCCGGTCAGGAGCGGCAGGCCGGCGAGGTGGTATTGGCACTGGACCCCGGCGTGCTGACGCGCAGGCTGCAGGCCACGCTGCTGGACCTGGCATTTCTGGGTGCGATCTGTCTGCTGATGGCGCTGGAGTTGCTGGCGCTAGGCCTGGGCACGCGCGGCGCCCGCGCGCTGGCCGCGGCCGATGCGCGCCGCAACCGCCGGGCGCAGGCTGCGCCCGGTGCTGCTGCACAGCCCTGGCGCACTACCGGTGCTGCAGCTGTGCGGCCGGCGTTGTTCCTGTTCATGCTGGCCGAGGAATTGACGCGGCCCTTCTTGCCGACCTGGGCGCGCGCGCTGGCGCCCACTGACGGCCCGCTGTCACCGAATCTGCTGGCCAGCCTGCCGCTGGTTGTATTCCTGGCGGTCGTGGCCCTGCTGCAATGGCCTCTGGCCGCCTGGTCAGAGCGCCTCGGACGCCGTTCGGGGCTGATACTTGGCGCACTGCTGGGTGCTGCGGGTCTGGCTCTGGCTGCGGCCCTGCCCGGATACGCCGCGCTGGTTGCGGCGCGCCTGCTGGGTGCGGTCGGCTTTGCCATGGTGTTCGTATCGGCGCAGGGCGCCGCCATCGACGGCTCGGCCAGCCATGACCGCGCGCGCAGCCTGGCGCAGTTCGTGCGTGCCATTCTGGTGGCTGGCCTGTGCGGGCCGCCACTGGGTGGGCTGGCCGCTGATCGCTGGGGAGCTCCTGCAGCCTTTGCCTTGGCGGCTTGCGTGGCCTTGCTGGCCGCCGCCGTGGCCTGGAGGCAGATGCCAGCCCCCTCCCGGGCCGTGCAGCAGCCCGTGGCTGCGGTGCAAGGCCTTTCCTGGTCGGCCATGCTGCGCCAGCCCGGCCTTGGGGCCCTGCTGCTGGGCTGTGCACTGCCGGCCAAGCTGTTGCTGGCAGCGCTGTGTTTTTACCTGCTACCCATGCATTTGCAGGACATGGGCTATGGCAGTGCCGTTACCGGACGGCTGCAGACCATTTATCCGCTGACCATGGTTCTGCTGGTTCCACTGGCCGCGCGCCTGGCGGATCGTTGGCGGCGGCGCGGCAGCTTTGTCGTGGTCGGGGGACTGCTGGCCGGAGCCAGCGCCATGCTGGCCTGGCCCATGGATGCAGACCCCATGCAGCTGGCGCTGATTCTGCTTGGATTGGGTCTGGGGCAGGCGCTGTCCATCACGCCCCAGTCGGCCCTGGTCGCTGATCTGGCTCGCAGCCTGCCGGCTCGCCAGGGGGCTGGCCTGCTAGGTCTGTTCAGGCTGACAGAGCGTGGCGGCAGCGCCTTGGGGCCTGCCTTGGGTGCCTGGCTGCTGCCTGCCGTTGGCTTCAGCCCGGCGCTGGCGGTCATCGGCGCACTGGTGCTTGGCGGTAGTCTGGCCTATGGCTGTAGCCTGAGCCGGCAGAAGGCGCTGCGTACCAGAGGCTGAATATTTGGCCTGAGAGGCGGTGGCGGGCACATCGATTGAACAGAATTTTTTGAAAAAATTCTTGTAAGGCTTTGTGAGAGACTAGTGCGCATGTCACGCCGCCGCTTTCTCCGCCATTGCCTGCAGGGCACCAGCTTGCCCATGCTTGGACCGCTGTCTGCCATGGCTGCTCCGGTGTTGCAGCCGGTGGGCGGCCGGGCTTTCCATATTCTGATGATCACTTTTCGTGGTGAAACCGATGTGGACAAGGGCTTCCGGGCCTATCTGGCCGATGCCGGGCTGCAGGTACGTTACACGGTGCGCGATGTGCAGCAGGATGTCTCCCGCATTCCTGCCATCCTGCAGGAAGCAAAGGCGCTGGCACCGGACCTGATCTATGTCTGGGGCACGCCCGTCACGCTGGCCGTGGTGGGACCCTATGACGAACCCGACACGCAGCGACGCTATGTGCACGATATTCCCGTGGTCTTTGCGCTGGTGGCCGCGCCTGTGCAGTCGCGCATCGTGCCGCGGCTTGACGTACCGGGGCGCAAGGTGACAGGAGCCGTGCATGTGGTGCCGCCCGAGGTACAGCTGCGCGTCATGCAGAACTACCGGCCTTTCACCAAGCTGGGCGTGCTCTACAACGGAGCCGAGCCCAATTCACGGGCCATCGTGGCCCAGGCCAGGGTTTTTTGCCAGCGCCAGGGCGCTGAGTTGGTGGAGCGTACCTTTCACACGAATGAGCAAGGCCAGCCCGTGGGCGACGGCGTGGAAGACCTGGTGGCGCAAATCCACGCCGCAGGCGCGCAATGGCTGTACCTGCTGCCCGACACCTTCCTGGGAACGCTGTACGGTCGAATCACCCCCGCAGCATTGCAGCTGCAACTGCCGTCCTTCGGTGCGGCGGAGCTGGCCGTGCGCTCGGGCGGTGCGTTGCTGGGGCTGGTCAGCCGCTATTACTCGGTGGGACAACTGGCTGGCGCCAAGGCCGTGGACATCCTGGTCGGCGGCAAGCCGGCAGGCGCACTGCCCGTGGAAACGCTCAAGCGCTTTTCCCTGCTGGTCAATATGCGCGTCGCCCATAGCTTGCGCATGTATCCGCCCATCGACATGCTCAACTACGCTGAAGTCATTGCCGTGGGCGATGCAGCGGCCTTCTCGTCATGACGAACCCGGCTCCCGACGCAAGCCGCCTGCAGTGGCGCCTGCTGCAGGAGGCAGACCTGCAGTCCATGTATGGACTGCATTTGCTCAGCATTGCCGGCATGGCCGCTCAGGCGGTCAAGCCCGAGACGCGGGAATTCATGCTGAGCCTGTTGCAGGGCCGGGGGCGCGTGATCGGC
This window encodes:
- the aceK gene encoding bifunctional isocitrate dehydrogenase kinase/phosphatase, translated to MFPQRLDAPQAYAIAQALMHGFNLHYRMFSAEAARAKHRFESMDWQGQQRAQRERIAFYDLQVRACIQRLEEEFEASQQSMAVWQQVKLHYIGLMVDHLQPELAETFFNSVTTKILHRTHFHNDFIFVRAAVSTEYLENTEPGAIPTYRAYYPGSREHLEDTLQTLFEQLQLACPFEDLARDVHLLADRMRHKLASLTLRPNFQIQVLSSLFYRNKGAYLVGKIITGYTELPLAIPILHGSRGQLILHAALFGEDDLHALFSFARAYFMVHMDVPSAYVSFLHRLMPRKPPTEIYNALGLAKQGKTLFYRDFLHHLRHSSDQLRIAPGIKGLVMLVFDLPSFPYVFKLIKDRIASSKEITRSQVKDKYQLVKRHDRGGRMADTLEYSLVAFPRSRFSSELLAELQAHAPEQIEISDRDGDGQEEVIISHLYIERRLVPLNLFLMECLAEADTKPERRAAMEKAIVEYGNAIKDLVATNIFPGDMLWKNFGVTRGGKVVFYDYDEIEYLTDCNFRDVPLPRNEEEEMSGDIWYPVGPRDVFPETFGPFLLGHPAVRDIFMRHHADLLEADFWRSHQNRIRDGQMLDVFPYERSHFLHAGETGLATQT
- a CDS encoding MBL fold metallo-hydrolase, which codes for MNHPHESALQYPLGENLPAAGQCLEIAPGIKWIRMSLPFALDHINLWLLRDRQEDMYGQMVDGWSVIDCCVNRTEARSQWEQIFANELEGLPVLRVIVTHMHPDHIGLAGWLCEHWKAPLWISATDYNTARVAMKDRDGFGGESGFEFYRLHGQTDADFLTHVRGRGSYYSSLVSPIPETYCRIMDGSSITIGSHDWQCIVGYGHAPEHMALYCQALNILISGDMVLPRISANVSVHASEPEANPLQLFLSSLRRYLELPQDCYVLPSHGKPFTGLHPRVHQLLNHHQERLDDIMKAAQTRSLSAADILSILFKRTLDPHQMTFAMGEALAHLHHLWFARQLQRRRDEHGVIRFQLPRK
- the can gene encoding carbonate dehydratase, which encodes MTTTSIEELFVHNREWADQMERDRPGFFTGLMAQQKPKYMWIGCSDSRVPANQITGLEPGEVFVHRNVANVVVPSDLNCLSTIQYSVDHLKIEHLMVVGHYGCGGVYAALNNLRLGLVDNWTRHVRDVRDKHIKLLEGISTQFRHDALCELNAIEQVVNVAQSTVMQDAWARGQKVTLHGWCYSLNNGHITNLEMTVPGVGGLEDVYNKAVEKVAARKRD
- a CDS encoding MerR family transcriptional regulator, with the protein product MSNNYTISDLAKEFDLTTRAIRFYEDMGLLQPERSGAAGRNRVYSSRDRARLRLTLRAKRLGLSLTEAKEIIDLYDSPRDTGVQLKKFLDVLAVHRKQLESQMADLQATLDEVQEQEKEARQLLKKLDKKNAA
- a CDS encoding PaaI family thioesterase, with the protein product MKLQDDSMDYESRVRQSFGLQGAMQTLGAELTRIAPGAVDICLDWAPGLTQQHGFLHAGMVSTALDSACGYAGLTQMPADAAVLTIEFKINLLAPAKGQRFRMEGRVIKPGRTITVTEGRAYAIDQDKEKLVATMGCTLMCVQDRQGLSD
- a CDS encoding isovaleryl-CoA dehydrogenase, with amino-acid sequence MSLANLPGLNFQLGEDIDALRDAVREFAQSEIAPRAAEIDRNDQFPMDLWRKFGDLGVLGITVPEQYGGANMGYLAHMVAMEEISRASASVGLSYGAHSNLCVNQINRNGNEAQKAKYLPKLISGEHVGALAMSEPGAGSDVISMKLKAEDKGGYYLLNGNKMWITNGPDADTLVVYAKSEPEMGARGVTAFLIEKGMKGFSIAQKLDKLGMRGSHTGELVFQNVEVPAENVLGGVNMGAKVLMSGLDYERAVLTGGPLGIMQSVMDNVVPYIHDRKQFGQSIGEFQLIQGKVADMYTVLQAGRSFAYTVAKNLDLLGTDHVRQVRKDCASVILWCAEKATWMAGEGVQIYGGNGYINEYPLGRLWRDAKLYEIGAGTSEIRRMLIGRELFAETC